A genomic window from Nitrososphaerota archaeon includes:
- a CDS encoding heavy metal-binding domain-containing protein has protein sequence HQARQQALDRLAEHAKGLGANAVVSVMFDSTEIGATMDEIIAFGTAVVVSPVSGPQEFVKLS, from the coding sequence CACCAGGCGAGGCAGCAGGCCCTGGACAGGCTGGCCGAACATGCGAAGGGTTTGGGTGCGAATGCCGTGGTGAGCGTCATGTTCGATTCCACAGAGATTGGGGCAACGATGGACGAGATAATCGCGTTCGGGACTGCGGTCGTCGTCTCCCCTGTCAGCGGGCCTCAGGAATTCGTCAAGCTGAGCTAG
- a CDS encoding nicotinamidase yields the protein MEVTRTKTALVVVDVQRDFCPGGSLAVKDGDKVVPKLNKVIAAFTEAGLPTFFTRDWHPRKHISFKTRGGNWPPHCVQGTLGAEFHPKLKVPKDAAIISKGIDPDLEAYSGFQGSDLAGRLKGLGVGEIFLGGLTTDYCVKESALDALGLGLRVDVLKDCVRGVNLHPDDSKKALREIVTKGAKLLSSTDAVRLATRGPSNRSRSKSLTLK from the coding sequence ATGGAGGTGACCCGAACGAAGACCGCGCTGGTGGTCGTAGACGTCCAAAGAGACTTCTGTCCCGGGGGCTCGCTGGCAGTGAAGGACGGGGACAAGGTGGTTCCGAAGCTGAACAAAGTGATCGCGGCATTCACCGAGGCTGGCCTGCCCACCTTCTTCACACGCGACTGGCATCCGCGCAAGCACATTTCATTCAAGACCAGAGGTGGAAACTGGCCCCCTCACTGCGTCCAGGGGACGCTCGGGGCCGAGTTCCATCCGAAGCTCAAAGTTCCGAAGGACGCTGCAATCATCAGCAAGGGGATCGACCCAGACCTCGAGGCCTACTCCGGCTTCCAGGGGTCAGACCTGGCCGGGCGTCTGAAGGGCCTAGGGGTCGGAGAGATATTCTTGGGGGGGCTGACCACCGACTACTGTGTCAAGGAAAGCGCTCTCGATGCGCTCGGCCTCGGCCTCAGGGTCGACGTCCTCAAGGACTGCGTAAGGGGGGTGAACCTCCACCCAGACGATTCGAAGAAGGCCCTGAGAGAAATCGTCACGAAGGGGGCAAAACTTTTGTCTTCGACGGACGCAGTAAGGCTCGCAACCCGCGGGCCTTCGAATCGTTCGCGGTCAAAGTCCTTGACGCTTAAATAA
- a CDS encoding nicotinate phosphoribosyltransferase has translation MPRTDLEDRLFWLATEKEIRDAETTDAYFLHTKKVLQKNKIDSRVVMEVYARDVPYADNWGIFSGVYEAAKLLEGLPVNVWAFDEGGAFVADGTKAIYEPLMVIEGRYVDFVEYENPLLGLLSSSTSVSTKAARFRIAAGSKLLLSFGTRRVHPAIAPMVERACYLAGFDGVSNVLGAKLLKVVPSGTMPHALVQILGSQEKAWRLFDETMSKSIPRVALVDTFWDEKSESIKAMEVLGPKLWGVRLDTPASRRGDFRKIAEEVRWELDIRGGKEVKIIASGKLDEQAMASLNDIVDGYGVGTAVAYPPVVDLSAKIVEVGNGTRKEFRGKRGGLGGRKAVFRSPGFRDFVALEGSVKGRSPGLLKPLLKDGKMVRKFDSMDEIRSRVKGELEELKTAQPSLSWR, from the coding sequence ATGCCCCGAACCGACCTCGAAGACAGGCTCTTCTGGCTGGCGACCGAGAAGGAGATCAGGGACGCCGAGACCACCGACGCCTACTTCCTTCACACCAAGAAGGTCCTCCAGAAGAACAAGATCGACTCGCGGGTGGTGATGGAGGTCTACGCCCGGGACGTCCCCTATGCCGACAACTGGGGGATATTCAGCGGGGTCTACGAAGCTGCGAAGCTCCTGGAAGGCCTCCCTGTCAACGTCTGGGCCTTCGACGAGGGAGGCGCCTTCGTCGCGGACGGGACGAAGGCAATCTACGAACCCCTGATGGTAATCGAGGGAAGGTACGTCGACTTCGTCGAATACGAGAACCCGCTCCTGGGTCTGCTCTCCTCTTCGACCAGCGTGTCGACCAAGGCGGCGAGGTTCAGAATTGCGGCTGGCTCCAAGCTTCTCCTCAGCTTCGGAACCCGTCGCGTCCATCCGGCCATCGCCCCCATGGTCGAAAGGGCTTGTTACCTCGCGGGTTTCGACGGGGTCTCCAATGTGCTCGGCGCCAAGCTGCTCAAGGTCGTCCCGTCCGGCACCATGCCCCACGCCCTCGTGCAGATCCTAGGGAGTCAGGAGAAGGCCTGGCGTCTGTTTGATGAAACCATGTCGAAGTCCATTCCACGGGTGGCGCTGGTGGACACGTTCTGGGACGAGAAGTCGGAGTCCATCAAGGCGATGGAGGTGCTCGGCCCCAAGCTCTGGGGAGTCAGGCTGGACACGCCAGCCTCGCGCAGAGGCGACTTCCGGAAGATTGCAGAGGAGGTAAGGTGGGAGCTGGACATCCGCGGTGGGAAGGAAGTCAAGATCATAGCGTCGGGCAAGCTCGACGAGCAGGCGATGGCCTCGCTCAACGACATCGTCGACGGATACGGAGTCGGGACAGCCGTCGCCTATCCGCCTGTTGTCGACCTCAGTGCGAAGATAGTGGAGGTGGGCAACGGGACAAGGAAGGAATTCAGGGGTAAGAGGGGAGGCCTCGGCGGGCGCAAGGCAGTATTCAGGTCACCGGGATTCAGGGACTTCGTAGCCCTCGAGGGGTCGGTCAAGGGCCGTTCTCCCGGTCTTCTGAAGCCACTTCTGAAGGACGGGAAGATGGTGAGGAAATTCGACAGCATGGATGAAATCCGCTCAAGGGTGAAGGGCGAACTCGAGGAACTGAAGACTGCGCAACCATCCCTGTCATGGAGGTGA
- a CDS encoding PhzF family phenazine biosynthesis protein — protein MKFYIVDVFAEARLSGNQLAVFRNSGNLSDNQMQKIAQEMHYSETTFVTSEKPRDGGYDVRIFTPDVELPFAGHPTLGTAYIIQSEIIKKPATQVNLNLKVGQIPVTVTYRRGKADLLWMKQNEPSFGKELDSGPVAGFLGLNQSDLDGRFPVMEVSTGLRFLIVPLRDLEAIKRVRLDRAKYLRFAEKLESEIVLVFSPEAYEKGNDLNVRVLGPSYGIPEDPATGSGNGCLAAYLVKNRYFGAPEIDVRVEQGYEIGRKSLLLLRAREQNGRIEVNVGGRVQFIAEGEFTGKV, from the coding sequence TTGAAGTTCTACATCGTAGATGTCTTCGCGGAAGCCAGGCTTTCAGGGAACCAGCTGGCGGTCTTCCGGAACTCGGGGAACCTCTCCGACAACCAGATGCAGAAGATAGCCCAGGAGATGCACTACTCTGAGACCACCTTCGTCACCTCGGAGAAACCACGGGACGGAGGATACGATGTCAGAATATTCACTCCAGACGTCGAACTTCCGTTCGCCGGGCACCCCACCCTTGGAACCGCCTACATCATCCAGTCCGAGATCATCAAGAAACCGGCTACGCAGGTCAACCTAAACCTCAAGGTCGGGCAGATTCCAGTCACAGTCACCTACAGAAGAGGCAAAGCCGACCTCCTCTGGATGAAGCAGAACGAGCCTTCCTTCGGGAAGGAACTCGATTCCGGGCCCGTCGCCGGGTTCCTTGGTCTGAACCAATCGGACCTCGACGGACGCTTCCCAGTGATGGAGGTCTCCACCGGCCTCCGATTCCTGATCGTCCCCCTGAGGGACCTCGAGGCCATCAAGCGGGTACGCCTCGACCGAGCGAAATACCTCAGGTTCGCAGAGAAACTCGAATCTGAGATCGTCCTAGTGTTCAGCCCAGAAGCGTACGAAAAGGGGAACGACCTGAACGTCCGCGTCCTCGGCCCCTCCTACGGCATCCCAGAGGACCCGGCGACCGGCTCGGGGAACGGCTGCCTCGCAGCGTACCTCGTGAAGAATAGATACTTTGGCGCCCCTGAAATCGACGTCAGGGTGGAGCAGGGATACGAAATCGGGCGGAAGTCGCTCCTGCTACTTAGGGCGAGGGAGCAGAATGGAAGGATCGAGGTGAACGTGGGCGGGAGGGTCCAGTTCATCGCCGAAGGAGAATTCACCGGAAAGGTCTAG
- the tfb gene encoding transcription initiation factor IIB (stabilizes TBP binding to an archaeal box-A promoter; responsible for recruiting RNA polymerase II to the pre-initiation complex): MSNLRTSALQVSDRCPQCGKRTLVEDAHTGELSCGNCGYVVSERSVDQGPEWRSFSDEKGGNQSRVGAPTSITYRDMGLSTMIGSSNRDASGRSLASPMRSSIDRLRKWDNRSPAFGSKEKNLSIALRELDKMGDKLSVSQAVKERAAYIYRKALDRGLLRGRSITGIAAASLYAAFRDTETPRTLKDVAAVENLSKKAVARDYRILLKEMDLTMPVADAAKNVTRIASKVGLSERVARKAVEIVRITEEKEISAGKAPMGLAASALYLAGVIEGEIKTQKEIAEAAGVTEVTVRNRYKGLRAELGKQLGLETDAQIAAS, encoded by the coding sequence GTGAGCAATCTTAGAACTTCTGCGCTTCAAGTTTCAGACAGGTGCCCCCAGTGTGGAAAGCGGACCCTAGTGGAGGACGCACACACCGGCGAGCTTTCATGCGGCAACTGCGGATACGTGGTGAGCGAGCGGTCAGTGGACCAGGGACCAGAATGGCGGTCGTTCTCCGACGAGAAGGGAGGGAACCAGTCCAGAGTTGGCGCACCGACCTCGATCACCTACCGCGACATGGGCCTTTCGACTATGATAGGAAGCTCAAACAGGGACGCCTCGGGCAGATCCTTGGCCTCCCCCATGCGCAGCTCGATTGACAGGCTGAGGAAGTGGGACAACAGGTCGCCGGCCTTCGGGTCGAAGGAGAAGAACCTCAGCATCGCCCTCCGCGAACTGGACAAGATGGGCGACAAACTATCTGTTTCACAGGCGGTCAAGGAACGGGCGGCGTACATCTACAGAAAGGCGCTCGACCGGGGCCTCCTCCGGGGACGATCGATAACTGGAATCGCGGCAGCTTCGCTCTACGCAGCATTCCGGGACACGGAGACGCCCAGGACCCTCAAGGACGTAGCAGCCGTGGAGAACCTGAGCAAGAAGGCCGTCGCGAGGGACTACAGGATACTTCTGAAGGAGATGGACCTTACCATGCCTGTCGCGGACGCTGCGAAGAACGTGACAAGAATCGCGTCGAAGGTCGGCCTGTCCGAGCGTGTCGCGCGCAAGGCGGTAGAAATAGTGAGGATCACCGAGGAGAAGGAGATCTCCGCCGGCAAGGCCCCCATGGGGCTCGCCGCAAGCGCCCTGTACCTCGCCGGAGTCATCGAAGGGGAAATCAAGACCCAGAAGGAGATCGCCGAAGCTGCGGGGGTCACGGAAGTGACAGTCCGCAACAGGTACAAGGGCCTCAGGGCTGAGCTGGGGAAGCAGCTGGGACTCGAGACCGACGCTCAAATAGCCGCGAGCTAG
- a CDS encoding NOB1 family endonuclease gives MSEPAYVLDSTAFYAGIPYQGSGRYFTTYMVLEEVKHHNVGSSFLHSRVHVTEPSPDALNRVKATALKTGDMGALSQTDLSLLALALDLAQAEGGVSLVSDDFAVRNVAEVLSIPLAQTSLKGGEWKSVTWKIYCRGCGKEYTNPKLTVCPVCGTQLARKPHTS, from the coding sequence TTGTCTGAGCCCGCATACGTCCTCGATTCGACGGCCTTCTACGCAGGGATTCCATACCAGGGGAGCGGCCGCTACTTCACGACCTACATGGTCCTCGAGGAGGTCAAACACCACAACGTGGGTTCATCTTTCCTGCACTCGCGTGTCCACGTGACCGAACCCTCCCCCGACGCCCTGAACAGGGTCAAGGCCACAGCCCTCAAGACCGGGGACATGGGAGCTCTCTCCCAGACCGACCTTTCCCTGCTCGCCCTCGCCCTAGACCTCGCCCAGGCGGAAGGGGGCGTGAGCCTCGTCTCCGACGACTTCGCCGTCAGGAACGTCGCCGAGGTCCTCTCAATCCCGCTGGCCCAGACCTCCCTGAAAGGAGGCGAGTGGAAGAGCGTGACCTGGAAGATTTACTGCAGGGGGTGCGGCAAGGAATACACGAATCCGAAGCTGACCGTCTGCCCTGTCTGCGGGACCCAACTGGCGCGGAAGCCCCATACCAGCTAG
- a CDS encoding translation initiation factor IF-5A encodes MSSRPAELGSVKEGSYIIIDDEPCRVVSREHFKPGKHGSAKVRLVALSIFTGSKKSYVAPAESRVDIPMIDKRSGQVTSLTPTSVQLMDLETFEVFETPKPTPEETAELNGTLSPGAEVEFWTMMGRNKIMRIKGGS; translated from the coding sequence TTGAGTAGCAGACCCGCAGAACTTGGCAGTGTCAAAGAGGGGAGTTACATCATCATTGACGATGAACCTTGCAGGGTCGTGAGCCGTGAGCACTTCAAGCCGGGCAAGCACGGGAGCGCCAAGGTCAGGCTCGTGGCCCTTTCGATTTTCACTGGGTCGAAGAAGAGCTACGTGGCGCCGGCGGAATCGAGGGTGGACATCCCCATGATCGACAAAAGGTCCGGACAGGTGACGTCGTTGACGCCGACTTCGGTGCAGCTGATGGACCTAGAGACCTTCGAGGTATTCGAGACACCGAAGCCCACTCCCGAGGAGACGGCGGAGTTGAATGGGACACTTTCCCCGGGAGCCGAAGTCGAGTTCTGGACGATGATGGGGAGGAACAAGATAATGCGCATCAAGGGCGGAAGCTGA